A window from Chrysemys picta bellii isolate R12L10 chromosome 2, ASM1138683v2, whole genome shotgun sequence encodes these proteins:
- the LOC112060256 gene encoding zinc finger protein 271-like isoform X2 — protein sequence MRENYEMLISLADWGDMPKPALLLLTEEGGKPGAEEASAWEALAPVSMVAECLNASGKVKLEDNEVEIQIPERLPLSVEERPVSWGSESSASPLGGQLHTAPQAALGDVDGKAPAVLTKCKPEPFGEVEVPRECPSRRGGSLRWQQQADGPAPREARCRVKEEIEDDGSGTGFSAQQYQSAPREEAEAPPCTKYDESCSPWLGAAGSQRTRAGADPSSGSEDQSVVICKTEIMDDLQVHVVEEPYPGESPGGEQQRDQRRARLLWCSKCDRDFLRRSDLVRHCRVHNGERPYRCNRCGNGFRRRSHLNEHLRTHTGEKPFRCSLCPKSFSRRSTLNKHQETHAKEQPRRHAEHPREPAWQNDPPKPRRARKAYRSGRGHATFSTLGPAAQHKRMHAGGKPFSCGVCGKGFSTRSYAAKHEHAHLEERPYPCALGPESFTGQQALTRRQQAPSGEKPFPCGLCGRWFRRRSHLSDHLRTHTGEKPFPCHLCPKSFSRRSTLNKHQETHMRPGLRAAQDRDPLHKLPRRSHPAAKPYPCGMCHKSFSTRAYALRHERSHTGERPGPPGVGDRSFGRQTRTVKHETGPLGEEPCWPQGHGNGVWSQPLTFKERPFPGASVLGRAPEHPPAPAKAKPYPCPLCPQSFRSPLALKRHQPSHTAEKPFSCSLCHKQFRRRSYLSVHRRVHLENGPYQCALCEKHFIFKCDFVKHYGFHTGERPYPCSRCARSFRKQSHLTEHLRIHTGEKPFLCTRCGKRFGRRSTLTKHQQIHARRAPLRCADC from the exons ATGAGAGAGAACTATGAGATGCTGATATCGCTGGCTGACT GGGGTGATATGCCAAAACCTGCCCTCCTGCTGCTGACGGAGGAAGGGGGAAAGCCCGGTGCGGAGGAGGCCTCTGCCTGGGAGGCCCTGGCCCCGGTGTCTATGG TTGCCGAATGCCTGAATGCAAGTGGAAAGGTGAAACTGGAGGACAACGAAGTTGAAATCCAAATCCCTGAGCGTCTCCCTTTGTCTGTGGAGGAAAGGCCCGTTTCGTGGGGCTCGGAGAGCAGTGCGTCACCTTTGGGTGGTCAGCTGCACACGGCCCCCCAGGCTGCTCTCGGCGACGTCGATGGCAAAGCTCCCGCTGTCCTCACTAAGTGCAAGCCAGAGCCCTTCGGGGAGGTGGAAGTTCCACGCGAGTGTCCTTCGCGGCGTGGCGGCAGTTTGCGATGGCAGCAGCAGGCTGACGGCCCCGCCCCGCGGGAGGCTCGCTGCCGTGTGAAGGAAGAGATTGAAGACGACGGCTCTGGAACGGGTTTCAGTGCTCAGCAGTACCAGAGCGCCCCCAGAGAAGAGGCAGAGGCTCCTCCATGCACCAAGTACGATGAAAGCTGCAGCCCATGGCTGGGCGCTGCCGGCAGCCAGAGGACTCGTGCGGGAGCGGATCCGTCCAGCGGCAGCGAAGACCAGAGTGTGGTCATCTGCAAGACCGAGATAATGGATGACCTCCAGGTTCACGTAGTGGAGGAGCCTTATCCGGGCGAGTCCCCGGGCGGCGAGCAGCAGCGAGATCAGCGGAGAGCGCGGCTCCTGTGGTGCTCCAAGTGCGACAGAGACTTCCTGCGCCGCTCGGACCTGGTGAGGCACTGCCGAGTGCACAACGGCGAGCGGCCGTACCGCTGCAACCGCTGTGGCAATGGCTTCCGCCGGCGCTCGCACCTCAACGAGCACCTGCGCACGCACACGGGCGAGAAGCCCTTCCGCTGCAGCCTCTGCCCCAAGAGCTTCAGCCGGCGCTCCACCCTCAACAAGCACCAGGAGACCCACGCCAAGGAGCAGCCCCGGAGACACGCTGAGCATCCCAGGGAGCCAGCCTGGCAGAACGACCCGCCGAAGCCGCGCCGGGCCCGCAAGGCCTACCGAAGCGGGAGGGGCCACGCGACCTTCAGCACGCTGGGGCCTGCGGCTCAGCACAAGAGGATGCATGCCGGGGGGAAGCCCTTCTCTTGCGGCGTCTGCGGCAAGGGCTTCAGCACGCGCTCCTACGCCGCCAAGCACGAGCATGCCCACCTGGAGGAGCGGCCCTACCCCTGCGCCCTGGGCCCCGAGAGCTTCACCGGGCAGCAGGCCCTGACCAGGCGCCAGCAGGCGCCCAGCGGCGAGAAGCCCTTCCCCTGCGGCTTGTGCGGCCGGTGGTTCCGCCGGCGCTCCCACCTCAGCGACCACCTGCGCACACACACCGGCGAGAAACCTTTCCCTTGCCACCTGTGCCCCAAGAGCTTCAGCCGGCGCTCCACCCTCAACAAGCACCAGGAGACCCACATGCGGCCAGGCCTGCGCGCCGCCCAGGACAGGGACCCCCTCCACAAGCTGCCCCGCCGCAGCCATCCGGCGGCCAAGCCCTACCCCTGCGGCATGTGCCACAAGAGCTTCAGCACCCGGGCCTATGCCCTGCGGCACGAGAGGTCTCACACCGGGGAGAGGCCGGGTCCGCCTGGCGTGGGCGACCGGAGCTTTGGCAGACAGACTCGCACCGTGAAGCACGAGACCGGCCCCCTGGGAGAGGAGCCGTGTTGGCCCCAGGGCCACGGGAACGGGGTCTGGTCACAACCGCTCACTTTCAAGGAGAGGCCATTCCCAGGGGCGAGCGTCCTGGGGCGAGCGCCGGAGCATCCACCCGCTCCTGCCAAGGCCAAGCCCTACCCctgccctctctgcccccagagcTTCAGGAGCCCGCTGGCTTTGAAGAGGCACCAGCCGAGCCACACGGCGGAGAAGCCCTTCTCCTGCAGCCTGTGCCACAAGCAGTTCCGCCGGCGCTCCTACCTCAGCGTCCACCGGCGGGTGCACCTGGAGAACGGCCCCTACCAGTGCGCCCTGTGCGAGAAACACTTCATCTTCAAGTGCGACTTCGTCAAGCATTACGGCTTCCACACGGGCGAGCGGCCCTACCCCTGCAGCCGCTGCGCCCGCAGCTTCCGCAAGCAGTCGCACCTCACCGAGCACCTCCGCATCCACACCGGCGAGAAGCCTTTCCTCTGCACACGGTGCGGCAAGCGCTTTGGCCGCCGCTCCACGCTGACCAAGCACCAGCAGATCCACGCCCGGCGCGCGCCCCTCCGCTGCGCCGACTGCTAG
- the LOC112060256 gene encoding zinc finger protein 271-like isoform X1 — protein MSERVSGLQVPVSFADVSVCFTREEWEILAEWQKKLYWDVMRENYEMLISLADWGDMPKPALLLLTEEGGKPGAEEASAWEALAPVSMVAECLNASGKVKLEDNEVEIQIPERLPLSVEERPVSWGSESSASPLGGQLHTAPQAALGDVDGKAPAVLTKCKPEPFGEVEVPRECPSRRGGSLRWQQQADGPAPREARCRVKEEIEDDGSGTGFSAQQYQSAPREEAEAPPCTKYDESCSPWLGAAGSQRTRAGADPSSGSEDQSVVICKTEIMDDLQVHVVEEPYPGESPGGEQQRDQRRARLLWCSKCDRDFLRRSDLVRHCRVHNGERPYRCNRCGNGFRRRSHLNEHLRTHTGEKPFRCSLCPKSFSRRSTLNKHQETHAKEQPRRHAEHPREPAWQNDPPKPRRARKAYRSGRGHATFSTLGPAAQHKRMHAGGKPFSCGVCGKGFSTRSYAAKHEHAHLEERPYPCALGPESFTGQQALTRRQQAPSGEKPFPCGLCGRWFRRRSHLSDHLRTHTGEKPFPCHLCPKSFSRRSTLNKHQETHMRPGLRAAQDRDPLHKLPRRSHPAAKPYPCGMCHKSFSTRAYALRHERSHTGERPGPPGVGDRSFGRQTRTVKHETGPLGEEPCWPQGHGNGVWSQPLTFKERPFPGASVLGRAPEHPPAPAKAKPYPCPLCPQSFRSPLALKRHQPSHTAEKPFSCSLCHKQFRRRSYLSVHRRVHLENGPYQCALCEKHFIFKCDFVKHYGFHTGERPYPCSRCARSFRKQSHLTEHLRIHTGEKPFLCTRCGKRFGRRSTLTKHQQIHARRAPLRCADC, from the exons GTCCCGGTGTCATTTGCCGATGTCTCAGTCTGTTTCACCCGGGAGGAGTGGGAGATCTTGGCGGAATGGCAGAAGAAGCTGTACTGGGACGTGATGAGAGAGAACTATGAGATGCTGATATCGCTGGCTGACT GGGGTGATATGCCAAAACCTGCCCTCCTGCTGCTGACGGAGGAAGGGGGAAAGCCCGGTGCGGAGGAGGCCTCTGCCTGGGAGGCCCTGGCCCCGGTGTCTATGG TTGCCGAATGCCTGAATGCAAGTGGAAAGGTGAAACTGGAGGACAACGAAGTTGAAATCCAAATCCCTGAGCGTCTCCCTTTGTCTGTGGAGGAAAGGCCCGTTTCGTGGGGCTCGGAGAGCAGTGCGTCACCTTTGGGTGGTCAGCTGCACACGGCCCCCCAGGCTGCTCTCGGCGACGTCGATGGCAAAGCTCCCGCTGTCCTCACTAAGTGCAAGCCAGAGCCCTTCGGGGAGGTGGAAGTTCCACGCGAGTGTCCTTCGCGGCGTGGCGGCAGTTTGCGATGGCAGCAGCAGGCTGACGGCCCCGCCCCGCGGGAGGCTCGCTGCCGTGTGAAGGAAGAGATTGAAGACGACGGCTCTGGAACGGGTTTCAGTGCTCAGCAGTACCAGAGCGCCCCCAGAGAAGAGGCAGAGGCTCCTCCATGCACCAAGTACGATGAAAGCTGCAGCCCATGGCTGGGCGCTGCCGGCAGCCAGAGGACTCGTGCGGGAGCGGATCCGTCCAGCGGCAGCGAAGACCAGAGTGTGGTCATCTGCAAGACCGAGATAATGGATGACCTCCAGGTTCACGTAGTGGAGGAGCCTTATCCGGGCGAGTCCCCGGGCGGCGAGCAGCAGCGAGATCAGCGGAGAGCGCGGCTCCTGTGGTGCTCCAAGTGCGACAGAGACTTCCTGCGCCGCTCGGACCTGGTGAGGCACTGCCGAGTGCACAACGGCGAGCGGCCGTACCGCTGCAACCGCTGTGGCAATGGCTTCCGCCGGCGCTCGCACCTCAACGAGCACCTGCGCACGCACACGGGCGAGAAGCCCTTCCGCTGCAGCCTCTGCCCCAAGAGCTTCAGCCGGCGCTCCACCCTCAACAAGCACCAGGAGACCCACGCCAAGGAGCAGCCCCGGAGACACGCTGAGCATCCCAGGGAGCCAGCCTGGCAGAACGACCCGCCGAAGCCGCGCCGGGCCCGCAAGGCCTACCGAAGCGGGAGGGGCCACGCGACCTTCAGCACGCTGGGGCCTGCGGCTCAGCACAAGAGGATGCATGCCGGGGGGAAGCCCTTCTCTTGCGGCGTCTGCGGCAAGGGCTTCAGCACGCGCTCCTACGCCGCCAAGCACGAGCATGCCCACCTGGAGGAGCGGCCCTACCCCTGCGCCCTGGGCCCCGAGAGCTTCACCGGGCAGCAGGCCCTGACCAGGCGCCAGCAGGCGCCCAGCGGCGAGAAGCCCTTCCCCTGCGGCTTGTGCGGCCGGTGGTTCCGCCGGCGCTCCCACCTCAGCGACCACCTGCGCACACACACCGGCGAGAAACCTTTCCCTTGCCACCTGTGCCCCAAGAGCTTCAGCCGGCGCTCCACCCTCAACAAGCACCAGGAGACCCACATGCGGCCAGGCCTGCGCGCCGCCCAGGACAGGGACCCCCTCCACAAGCTGCCCCGCCGCAGCCATCCGGCGGCCAAGCCCTACCCCTGCGGCATGTGCCACAAGAGCTTCAGCACCCGGGCCTATGCCCTGCGGCACGAGAGGTCTCACACCGGGGAGAGGCCGGGTCCGCCTGGCGTGGGCGACCGGAGCTTTGGCAGACAGACTCGCACCGTGAAGCACGAGACCGGCCCCCTGGGAGAGGAGCCGTGTTGGCCCCAGGGCCACGGGAACGGGGTCTGGTCACAACCGCTCACTTTCAAGGAGAGGCCATTCCCAGGGGCGAGCGTCCTGGGGCGAGCGCCGGAGCATCCACCCGCTCCTGCCAAGGCCAAGCCCTACCCctgccctctctgcccccagagcTTCAGGAGCCCGCTGGCTTTGAAGAGGCACCAGCCGAGCCACACGGCGGAGAAGCCCTTCTCCTGCAGCCTGTGCCACAAGCAGTTCCGCCGGCGCTCCTACCTCAGCGTCCACCGGCGGGTGCACCTGGAGAACGGCCCCTACCAGTGCGCCCTGTGCGAGAAACACTTCATCTTCAAGTGCGACTTCGTCAAGCATTACGGCTTCCACACGGGCGAGCGGCCCTACCCCTGCAGCCGCTGCGCCCGCAGCTTCCGCAAGCAGTCGCACCTCACCGAGCACCTCCGCATCCACACCGGCGAGAAGCCTTTCCTCTGCACACGGTGCGGCAAGCGCTTTGGCCGCCGCTCCACGCTGACCAAGCACCAGCAGATCCACGCCCGGCGCGCGCCCCTCCGCTGCGCCGACTGCTAG